The genome window aactgtatgccaagttctcgaaatgcgacttctggcttcgagaagtccatttccttgggcacgtggttaacaaggatggaatccacgtcgacccagctaagatcgactctataaagaattggcctacccctaagactcccactgaagttcgccaattcttgggattagcaggctactaccgcagatttattcagggattctcaaagattgcacaacccctcactacgctcactcagaagggcgtcacctacaagtggaatgaagcacaggaatctgcttttcagaggcttaaggataacctctgcagtgctcctattctctcgttacctgaaggcactgacgactttgtggtctactgcgatgcgtctattcatgggctcggttgcgtgttgatgcaacgcgagaaagttattgcttacgcctctcgacaacttaagacacatgaaaggaactacacaacacacgacttagagctgggagcagtgatatttgcgcttaagatatggagacattacctgtacggtaccaagtgcaccatttacaccgatcacaggagtctcgagcatatctttaagcagaaagaattaaacatgcgacaacgtaggtgggtcgaacttctgaatgattatgaatgcgccattaagtatcatccgggcaaggccaatgttgtggcagacgccctcagccggaaagacactgtaccaaagcgcgtgcgagcattgcaacttaccatccagtctagtctccctacccagattcgaaatgctcaggttgaagctctgaaaccggaaaacatcagggctgagtccctgcggggatcgagacaacaactagaacagaaagaggacggcgcctactatgtggcagggcgcatttgggtcccactttacggagatctacgagagcttgtgatggacgaagcccataagtcccgttattcagtacatcctggtgcagataagatgtaccacgacttaaggaccacttactggtggcctggcatgaaagcccacatagcaacctacgttggcaaatgtttgacctgcgcaagagtcaagatcgagtatcagaaaccagcaggcctactacaacaaccggaaatcccgaaatggaaatgggagcaaatttccatggattttgttacagggctacctagatctcaacgcgggaatgatactatctgggtgatagtagatcgtttgactaagtctgcacactttctggccattaaggaaacagacaagttttctaccttagcagaaatctatttgaaggaggtagtctccaggcacggggtgccaacttctattatttctgaccgagacgctcgttttacttcggaattgtggcaagctatgcacaaatcctttggctcacgtttggacatgagcaccgcttatcacccgcaaacggatgggcagtctgaacgcaccatccaaaccctggaagacatgcttagagcatgtgtgatcgattttggcaagaactgggagaagcatctaccgctggtggaattctcctacaacaacagctatcacactagtattcaggcggcaccttttgaggcattgtacggtcgtaaatgccgatcacctctctgctgggcggaagtaggtgacagtcaactcacaggcccagaactggtagtggacacaacagaaaagatttcacagatcaggcaacgcatggcggcagctcgtgaccgtcagaaaagctacgctgacaagcgtaggaaaccactagaattccaggtcggggaccaggttctacttaaagtctcaccctggaagggtgtggttcgttttggtaaacgaggcaagctgaatccacgatatgttggaccattcgaaattaccgagaagatcggtaaggttgcttatagattaaacctgcctgcagagctgagtgcagtgcacaacgtttttcacgtatctaacctgaagaagtgtttgtcggatgaaacacttgtaattccttttaaggaactgacgattgatgaacagctacactttactgaggaaccgattgagatcacggatcgagaaatcaaaaccctcaaacgtagccagataccccttgtgcgagttcgttggaactcacggcgcggcccagagtttacctgggagcgggaggaccagatgaagtccaagtatccccagttattcccaaacgaaaaccccagcactgaagctacaaccgaatttcgggacgaaattccaaactaacggggggatgatgtgacaccccgttgaaacacgctagcttggcagtggctgcttcaactttcgggacgaaagttcttaaaacttggggataatgtgacactcgaggtttttccgaacgaacaccttgtaatattttgtgtatataaatattattaaatgaaaacgtgacctttgtgcatgatatgtgatgtatgtatgtattatatatatttatatgagagccgaaaccacgacccgagaccatgactcgcaaccgggcggttgcgagtggaccactcggtctcgagtgggcctttgagccgaaaccggtttgggccgaaaccccaagcccaacccgaaacccccttagtcttgttgacacttggtatataatccccactttccttcatttccttcatttggcacaacacacccacacttctcctactttctctcaaccaagaaaaccctcaaacaacaaaccatcctctccttctcttctcggttcaagcttggatcccggacaagaaactcggacaagttcatcaccactaactcggacactccatctcctcggcttcttcctttatttcggctcattcttctccttctcaaccggttagtcatCATTATGTACATAGGACTTATGTTGTGTATGTGAAGtagaaaatgcttggttagaaacGTTATGTATGATTctagggtgatttgtgaagtaaactatatgtgaaaaccatttATGTGTGAATACTTGTGGCATGATTAAAATGactagaaaatggtagtctaagaacGGGTATGGCTAACCAaactatgcttctttgtttcttgcaagaatgatgatgtttaacataagattttcggctatataatgtatgttttcttgtttagcatcatgatcttgtcaaatatgtgattttcggttcataaatatgtgtttatgttggcatgaaaaccctagaaaactatgaacataagaagaacttgtttgaatgttggtttgaagatttaaaatggcaaagtttgatccatattttattaaaggcagattaggaaaagtgtttgtagaaatcttattggtagtttcctaatctgggactgatttcatatgtacaaattggactgtcttttctgcatcatcacgtgtgtatgaaagtgacagattacgactcgcaacgacggcattacgactcgaaaccacacggttgcgactcgcaaccaaagcatgacaagtcgaaaccactagattgcgactcgagaccacgctgttgcgactcgcaaccaaaacgtgacaactcgagaccacggttgcgactcgcaaccacagcgtgacaagccgagaccacctggttgcgactcgagaccagctggttgcgagtgggctgtccattttggttattgggccattctgtgttaacttgggctatctgttgactggattatgtgttgctgttgactgtttaattgtttaggccggcccaataacccaatgactgtttacctgtatgtatgttacgtgcctatatgtgtttttacgtgaatgcttgtataccgaacctgacctataccggtaaccatgttaggacgtggtgaccaacgtgattgacaagtaacctaaacctaccgagcaacccaaggtgagttcacaacttaaaagcatgcgtcccggtggtttgggacacgagactaaaacaaccctatcccctggtaaaagggggaTATCATTTACATAACTTCCCTAGTTAATGGGAACACAACTTACTtctccttccctggtattgggaatcCTTTTTGGTTAactactgtttatacggattgcaactaacggcactaaacgaaactctatcactcaagtccctactacaaataccgattagtcgccgggttaggcgaacgggttattagttgatagcgctatttaggtgtttaccagcctcacaccgtgccctggtttgggacggtcgtgaactaatgtactcagaaatccgtcaatgatgatagaacattgacatcggggcatcctgcggatacgcaacggttacctagtgttcggtattggaaaacagtttagtcgctaacttttggggtagctccccagggcatgtataaacgggtaaattaaccggtgaaacaagtttttggtaattaaaactggacaactagtgaactcactcagcattattgttgaccccttactgcatgctttgcaggtaacgagtgacgaaggagcttgcagcttgggaacgtgtagtgtctgttcacccttgtgttgggtgttaccttattttgaatcacgaactttgttttaaactaccttacttatgcttccgctacttgttactgttttgaacttaaaactttaaactctgaacttaatatttgctaagcttatgaatagtgaGTATTACTTTTGTGaccaacttaagtattcggtataattggtggctggatcctggtcagtcacgccctcgaagcgggtgttatccgcaggtggattttgggggtgtgacacttggtgacggtctttatcacataattgAGTCATGCtaggttttaggttttggtgactgtctatatcacgtaataaatCTAGAATCTTTAGGGTTAAATCGGCCGataaaccttagaagtaataattggtaattttataaaatcaagtgttctactaatcgtcaatagctgtaaggtgcgagattattgctaggtctaagtgattaaaccgcaaggtgggtccttcttaggaagttaaccttttggctgctgtctagcaagtctagctgagaaaacaaacctatcctaggtttaggtctcgtaagggagtgagccttgtaggatacttttataaatccattagatgtcttgtaaaaGAGTCTAATAACCTGTAAATTAACAACCTTTAGGGGATCTTAGCGTGCTCTTGAGAAGgattaggggtccttagatttcccGAGGGGTGAGAATCccaagatcccggttccatagcaGACATCTTCCAATTATAATCAGTACTAAAAGCAATCAGGATTCCAGTCTAGGTAGTTCCTTCATCATCTTTGAGTTCAGCCTTCGTGTGAGTTCGTGCCTTGTCCGTCTGTTCGTCTagttaatttagtttaattttaattataattttaggatatttagaaacccccccccccaaatcaataaacaatttagtTGTGTCGTGTCAGtttaagtctagatagagtcgtagcgtaatcagtagagtcttgtgggttcgatactcggacttactttaactttactacatcgatcggttcacttgccggttgtgtggtttagggtttaggtcgggtcttagttttataaatttaaagcttagagagtctagaattagggtaatttagttagttttaattaacccattttcagcacatcaagtttttggcgccgttgccggggactcttagCGATTGCGTTGATTACTTTGTTTTGACTTACTTGACATATCACGTGCTAGTTGTTTGTTTTGTTTGAGTCGTAGGTGTCTAAGTAATTTAGTGTCTTTTATAGTTAGTCGAGTCGTTTAGTAGAGTCTTCTTACTTGTTTGTTCTCGGTTTTTGCAGTTGATGCCCCATACGCGCTCGCAGGGACCGCCGCCACTTCCGCTTGCACTCAAGTCATCCTTTTTGTCTTCCACGTTCGAGGTAAGTGCTTCTAGCTCTGCTTCATCTTCACATTTCACCCTCGCGTTCGATTTTAAACCAAAGTCTTCACCCCACAATTCCCCGCCACCCACCAACCCACCTAGTCCACCACCCGTAGCTCACATGGCCCGTAGGACAGTTTACGATCAGGCAACTACCGGCTTCGCCGGTGGAAATTCCCCCATCACCCTTCCGAACATCGCGAATGATAGGTCTTGGCAGATTCCTTCTTACATCATGACCGCCATCACAAATTCCTGCCAGTTCCATGGTCGTGACGACGAGGATGCACCCGCTCATATCAATCGCATCACTCGCCTCTGCAGCACCTTCTCCATTGAGGGTGTCAATCTTGATACTAGGTATCTTCAGGTTTTTCCGTTCTCACTCGCTGGACGCGCAGCCGTCTGGTTCGATTCCCAACCCGCTGGCACCTTCAATACTTGGGCAGGTCTTCGCGATGCATTCTTAGCCAAGTATTTTCCGCCAGTGAAGGCGTCTCGCCTTCGTGACCAGATTCACTCATTTCGTATGGAGCCGGATGAGCCGTATCACTTAGCTTGGGAGCGTTTTCAGACCCTGATATCCCGTCGTTCTCAGCATGGTCTATCTTACTCCTGAGATTAGAGCACGCTTCGATACTTCAGCAGGAGGTCAGCTTATGGGAAAGAAGACGGTGGCTGAGTGCAATGATTTGTTTGAGAGTTTTGCCCACTCCGATATGGACTACAGTACTACCAGCAGGACTTCCATTCCTGTGCGTACCACCTCGGCCGGTCGAGGGGTAAACCAAGTTAGGTTGGACCCATCGGTAACTGCTGTAGTTGAGAATTTGAGGCAGGAGTTGAGGCAGGAGATGAGGCAGGAGTTGAGTGAGATAAAGAAGAAAGTTGATAGGTGTGAGGTTTGCCGAGGAGGGCATGATACTATAGATTGTCCTACCATCACTCTTGAGCAGGTAGAGTACATAGCCAGTCAGTCTAGGGGTTCCACGAATCCGTTCAATAATTCTAACTCCAGTTGGGGTGGTAGTGGCAATTCGAGTGGTTATCGTCGTCTGGAAATCCTCCTGGATTTCCATCTGGTCAGTATCAGAGTAGAGGGCCCAGTATGTACACGAGTTCTAGTTCAGGGCAGTTTAGTGGGTCAGGTTCGAGTGGGCAGTTTTCGAGTGGAGGACCGACTCAGGAGAGTCAAGGCAGTGGAAAGGCTCCTGAGGTTAGTACGAACAGGTTGGAGGAGATGTTTGCCCAGATGATGACACGGACCCAGGCATTCATGAAAAATCAGGAGCAGACTAACAAAAATCACGAACTTCAGCTCAAGAGTCAGCAGGCCACTCTTCTCGATCTTCAGAGAACAGTAGACGGGCTTGCTAAGCAGTTACAGGAGCACCCACCGGGTCAGTTTTCAGGAAACACTTTCCCGAATCCCGCGAATCAGTCCGCGAAGGCGATTACGACCCGTAGTGGGAAGAGTTTGGGAGAGGTTGTGAGAGAAGGAGTTGAGGAAGAAGTTGATGAGGAGATCgagatggaggctccaggcaaggtgcacacgaggctagccccagcaagtaccgcacacgcCGAGGAGTCGCCACTAGAGAAGAGAGTGGAGAAGCAGCTGACGAACGTTCGGCCGGCACCGGTGATTGATTATTCTCGCCTCCCGTTCCCCGCCCATGCCAGGCAGCAGAAATATGCTCAGGAGTACGGGAAATTCCTCGAGTTGTTTACTCAGTTGAAGATCAATCTTCCGTTCATCGAGGCACTTCAGTCTATGCCTAAGTATGCGAAATTTCTCAAAGATCTTTTGAAGCGTAAGGAGAGAATCGGTGAGCTTTCGAATATTCCGTTGACAGGGGGTTGTTCCGCTGTAGTCTTGAATAAGCTACCAGAGAAGTTGACCGACCCGGGTActttcacgattccatgtttcTTTGGGGGAGCCGTTACCCCTGCTCACGCCTTAGCCTATTTAGGGGCCAGCATCAATCTGATGCCATTTTCGTTGTATGAGCGACTTGGTCTAGGAGAGCTTACACCCACGCGCATGTCATTGTCCTTggctgatcgatcagtcaagtaTCCTCGTGGGATAGTAGAGAATTTGTTGGTGAAGGTTGATAGGTTTATGTTCCCAGTGGATTTCGTTGTGCTCGATATGGAGGCCGATGAGAGAGTTCCTATTATTCTAGGCCGTCCATTTCTTCGAACCGCAAAGGCGATCATTGACGTCTTTGACAGTAAGATTTCTCTTCGTGCGGGTGACGAGATTGTCACATTCGAGATTGATAGAGCGATGCAGCATCCTAGCGGTCGTGATGATGACAGTGGGCCGTGTCATTCCGTTTACTTTCTCAATTCATTCATATCTTGCGTCGACACGTGTCTTGAGTACATTAGTGGAGCCGATTTAGTAGGCGAGGGAGTTGTTGGCGAGCATTCTGAGGGTGAAGTTGATGAGGTAGAGGAGGAGCAGTTGGATAAGAGTGATGAGTTGAGTGCTGAGCCGTGAGAACTCGATGCGATTAG of Helianthus annuus cultivar XRQ/B chromosome 1, HanXRQr2.0-SUNRISE, whole genome shotgun sequence contains these proteins:
- the LOC110877698 gene encoding uncharacterized protein LOC110877698; this encodes MGKKTVAECNDLFESFAHSDMDYSTTSRTSIPVRTTSAGRGVNQVRLDPSVTAVVENLRQELRQEMRQELSEIKKKVDRCEVCRGGHDTIDCPTITLEQWQFEWLSSSGNPPGFPSGQYQSRGPSMYTSSSSGQFSGSGSSGQFSSGGPTQESQGSGKAPEVSTNRLEEMFAQMMTRTQAFMKNQEQTNKNHELQLKSQQATLLDLQRTVDGLAKQLQEHPPGQFSGNTFPNPANQSAKAITTRSGKSLGEVVREGVEEEVDEEIEMEAPGKQKYAQEYGKFLELFTQLKINLPFIEALQSMPKYAKFLKDLLKRKERIGELSNIPLTGGCSAVVLNKLPEKLTDPGTFTIPCFFGGAVTPAHALAYLGASINLMPFSLYERLGLGELTPTRMSLSLADRSVKYPRGIVENLLVKVDRFMFPVDFVVLDMEADERVPIILGRPFLRTAKAIIDVFDSKISLRAGDEIVTFEIDRAMQHPSGRDDDSGPCHSVYFLNSFISCVDTCLEYISGADLVGEGVVGEHSEGEVDEVEEEQLDKSDELSAEP